A single window of Pyrus communis chromosome 10, drPyrComm1.1, whole genome shotgun sequence DNA harbors:
- the LOC137748448 gene encoding 12-oxophytodienoate reductase 3-like, with product MAEASSQGGHTTLFSPYKMGKFNLSHRVVLAPMTRCRALNGVPQPALAEYYAQRSTAGGFLISEGTIISDTGAGFPHVPGIYNDEQVEAWKKVVDAVHAKGAIIFCQLWHVGRSSHEVYQPAGGAPISSTKNPVSRRWRILLPDGSYGFYPKPRALETHEIPQVVEQYRQAALNAIRAGFDGIEIHGAHGYLIDQFLKDGINDRTDEYGGSLENRCKFLIQIVQAVVGAIGADRVGVRMSPAIDHMDAVDSNPLILGLAVIERLNKLQQNWGTKLTYLHVTQPRYAAYGQAEAGKPGSDEEEAVFMRTLRKTYHGTFLASGGFTRELGMQAVASGDADLVSYGRLFISNPDLVLRFKLNAPLTRYNRKTFYTQDPVVGYTDYPFLNKSNGKEEPLSRL from the exons ATGGCGGAGGCTTCGTCGCAGGGAGGGCACACCACTCTCTTTTCTCCGTACAAGATGGGGAAGTTCAATCTCTCTCACAG GGTGGTGCTGGCGCCGATGACGAGGTGCCGGGCGTTGAACGGAGTGCCGCAGCCGGCACTGGCCGAGTACTACGCTCAAAGATCAACCGCCGGCGGCTTTCTAATCAGTGAAGGCACTATCATCTCCGACACTGGGGCCGG ATTTCCGCATGTTCCTGGGATTTACAACGACGAACAAGTGGAGGCATGGAAGAAGGTGGTGGACGCGGTTCATGCCAAAGGTGCCATTATTTTCTGTCAACTCTGGCACGTTGGCCGTTCATCTCATGAAG TTTATCAACCTGCTGGGGGAGCACCAATATCGTCAACCAAGAATCCTGTTTCAAGGAGGTGGAGAATTCTGTTGCCGGATGGCTCTTATGGCTTTTACCCTAAGCCTCGAGCACTCGAAACCCATGAAATTCCTCAAGTTGTTGAGCAATATCGCCAGGCTGCCTTGAATGCCATTCGTGCGG GTTTTGATGGAATTGAGATTCATGGGGCACATGGCTATCTCATTGACCAATTCTTGAAAGACGGGATCAATGATCGAACAGATGAGTATGGTGGATCGCTTGAAAACCGGTGCAAATTCTTGATTCAGATTGTTCAAGCAGTGGTTGGAGCAATAGGTGCTGATAGAGTTGGGGTCCGAATGTCACCAGCTATTGATCACATGGATGCTGTTGACTCTAATCCACTTATTCTAGGTCTGGCAGTGATCGAAAGGCTCAATAAGCTCCAACAAAACTGGGGCACAAAACTGACCTATCTTCATGTGACTCAGCCTCGCTACGCAGCCTATGGTCAAGCGGAAGCTGGAAAACCTGGTagtgatgaagaggaagctgtgTTTATGAGGACTTTGAGGAAAACTTATCACGGTACATTTCTTGCTAGCGGAGGGTTTACTAGAGAGCTTGGAATGCAAGCTGTGGCTTCCGGGGATGCTGATTTGGTGTCCTACGGTCGCCTTTTTATTTCAAACCCTGATTTGGTTCTGAGATTTAAGCTTAATGCACCCTTGACCAGGTATAACAGGAAGACTTTCTACACACAAGATCCTGTTGTTGGGTACACTGACTACCCTTTTCTGAACAAATCAAACGGGAAAGAGGAACCACTCTCCCGTCTCTGA
- the LOC137748449 gene encoding probable glucan endo-1,3-beta-glucosidase BG5, producing the protein MAVLQWIAFTLSFLATIYNHNIEIVEAKMTLDIGVNYGTLGDNLPSHEDVVQLFKDNHINKMRLFNPNPEVLKALMGQGISIVLGIPNEDLASLSESQEAVDQWFAVNVQPYIDDIEFNYIAVGNEVIPGELGSFVWQVMQYLQHTIDEYHYQSLRVTTVLPATALGVSYPPSAGQFSGEAAGIMASICPFLNYQGSPLMINVYPYFAYAAKASDIPLDYAQFTATKPGLQDGNLSYYNLFDATVDAFFSAIEKSGGPDVAVVVSESGWPSAGNGDFTDTELAGTYVRNFVRHITSNVGTPKRPGAYIEGFVFAMFNENQKPSEEEQNFGIFYPNKKPVYPVF; encoded by the coding sequence ATGGCAGTTTTGCAATGGATTGCGTTCACTCTATCATTCCTAGCAACCATTTACAACCACAACATAGAAATTGTGGAAGCTAAGATGACACTTGACATCGGTGTTAACTATGGGACGTTGGGGGATAACCTGCCTTCTCACGAAGATGTGGTTCAGCTCTTCAAAGACAACCATATTAACAAGATGAGGCTGTTCAATCCTAATCCGGAGGTACTCAAAGCGCTGATGGGGCAAGGAATCTCCATAGTGCTAGGCATTCCTAATGAAGACTTAGCCAGTTTGTCGGAAAGTCAAGAAGCTGTGGATCAATGGTTTGCTGTCAATGTACAGCCCTACATAGATGACATTGAATTCAACTACATTGCCGTTGGAAACGAGGTTATACCCGGGGAATTAGGCAGCTTTGTTTGGCAAGTAATGCAGTATCTACAGCACACCATCGACGAATACCACTACCAAAGCCTAAGGGTGACCACTGTTTTGCCAGCGACTGCCTTGGGAGTTTCATATCCACCTTCAGCCGGTCAGTTCAGCGGAGAGGCAGCCGGTATCATGGCTTCCATTTGTCCCTTTTTGAATTATCAAGGGTCGCCCCTTATGATCAACGTGTATCCTTACTTTGCCTATGCGGCAAAAGCTTCCGATATTCCCTTAGACTACGCTCAATTTACGGCAACAAAACCCGGGTTACAAGATGGGAACTTGAGCTATTACAACCTATTTGATGCCACAGTTGATGCTTTTTTCTCAGCAATAGAGAAATCCGGGGGACCTGATGTAGCCGTGGTGGTGTCCGAGAGTGGTTGGCCATCTGCTGGGAACGGAGATTTCACTGATACAGAACTTGCCGGGACGTATGTTAGAAATTTCGTAAGACATATAACCTCCAACGTAGGAACACCGAAAAGACCCGGTGCTTACATAGAAGGCTTCGTCTTTGCAATGTTTAATGAGAATCAGAAACCTAGCGAAGAGGAGCAAAACTTCGGAATATTTTATCCCAACAAGAAACCTGTGTATCCTGTATTTTAA
- the LOC137746675 gene encoding probable glucan endo-1,3-beta-glucosidase BG4: protein MAVLQWIALMLSFLAAIQGVVDGYSVDIGVNYGLLGDDLPKPREVVKLFKAYGIGKVRLFNPDPDVLWALRGQNIDVMVGVPNENLKALAESQGAVNNWFDNNIEPYLNDVNIYFITVGNEVIPGPLGNYVWQVMQYLQNILDERSYRGIKVSTVIPGTALKTSFPPSKGEFNGQSSGVMTSICGFLLFRGSPLMINVYPYFAYASNPTKAPLQYALFNSSTPVHDGNLSYYSLFDATVDAFISAMERVGGTGVEVGVSESGWPSAGNGIFTSPELAGTYNRNFMKRVTSLKGTPKRPGHYIEGFIFALFNENQKPAGVEQNFGLFYPTMKPVYTVF, encoded by the coding sequence ATGGCAGTTTTGCAATGGATTGCGCTCATGCTGTCGTTTCTAGCAGCGATTCAAGGTGTTGTGGATGGTTATTCGGTTGACATTGGTGTTAACTATGGATTGTTGGGGGATGACCTACCTAAACCTAGAGAAGTGGTTAAACTCTTCAAGGCGTATGGTATTGGCAAGGTAAGGCTGTTCAATCCTGATCCAGATGTACTCTGGGCACTGAGGGGGCAAAACATTGATGTCATGGTAGGCGTTCCTAATGAAAACTTAAAAGCTTTGGCAGAAAGCCAAGGTGCTGTGAACAACTGGTTTGATAACAATATAGAGCCCTACCTAAATGACGTTAACATCTACTTCATCACCGTTGGCAACGAGGTTATTCCCGGTCCCTTAGGAAACTACGTTTGGCAAGTAATGCAGTATCTACAAAACATCCTCGACGAAAGGAGCTACCGTGGTATTAAAGTCTCCACTGTTATACCAGGGACTGCCTTAAAAACTTCATTTCCACCTTCAAAGGGTGAATTCAACGGACAGTCGAGCGGTGTAATGACTTCCATTTGTGGGTTTTTACTTTTTCGAGGATCGCCACTTATGATCAATGTGTATCCTTACTTTGCCTATGCATCAAACCCTACCAAAGCTCCCTTACAATATGCTCTATTTAATTCATCAACACCCGTACACGACGGGAACTTGAGCTATTACAGCCTGTTTGATGCCACCGTTGATGCTTTTATCTCAGCAATGGAGAGAGTCGGGGGAACTGGTGTCGAGGTGGGGGTATCGGAGAGTGGCTGGCCTTCTGCCGGGAACGGAATTTTCACTAGTCCGGAGCTTGCTGGTACATATAACCGGAATTTCATGAAACGCGTAACCTCCCTGAAAGGGACACCAAAACGACCTGGTCATTACATCGAAGGCTTTATCTTTGCCCTGTTCAATGAGAATCAGAAACCAGCTGGTGTGGAGCAAAATTTCGGACTGTTTTATCCTACCATGAAACCTGTTTACACTGTATTTTAA